The Clostridioides sp. ES-S-0010-02 genome window below encodes:
- a CDS encoding transposase has translation MPNRTKNIHYGTQRQQLKNLTKKEYQALREMCFLAKNLYNVGTYNVRQHYFNQGEHLNYEANYHVCKENENYKLLNSNVAQQILKEVDSSFRSFFGLIKLAKEGKYDFRGIKSPKYLDKEGFFSIIIGQIRIKEDGILNVPMSPVFKKMYGKVSIKVPNNILDKKVKEIRIIPKHKARFFEIQYCYEIPKSEEVSNKKNALAIDLGLENLCTCTTNLGDSFIIDGRRLKSVNQWANKQNDKIEALKLKKNISLITRKQFKVWNKRNNQVKDYVNKTCFYIIDYCVKNNIGNLIVGYNAKLEKSDNMEKKIYRNFIRIPFGEIKGKLEYLCKIKNINFIRQEESYTSKSDFFANDYLPDINLDDVQKHKFKGERITRGQYKSSMGMIINADVNASLNILKKSQIVDLSYLQNNPQMLKQPQRIRIS, from the coding sequence ATGCCAAATAGAACAAAAAACATACATTATGGGACTCAGAGACAACAATTAAAAAATTTAACTAAGAAAGAATATCAGGCTTTGCGAGAGATGTGCTTTTTAGCAAAGAACTTGTATAATGTTGGTACATATAATGTCAGACAACACTACTTTAATCAAGGGGAGCATCTTAATTATGAAGCCAATTATCACGTATGTAAAGAAAATGAAAACTATAAACTACTCAATAGTAATGTAGCACAACAAATACTAAAAGAAGTTGATAGTTCATTTAGGTCATTTTTTGGTTTAATTAAATTAGCTAAAGAAGGCAAGTATGATTTTAGAGGAATAAAATCACCTAAGTATTTAGATAAAGAAGGATTTTTTAGTATAATAATAGGACAAATAAGAATTAAAGAGGATGGAATTTTAAATGTGCCTATGTCTCCCGTATTTAAAAAAATGTATGGAAAGGTGAGTATAAAAGTTCCAAATAATATATTAGACAAAAAAGTTAAGGAAATAAGAATAATACCTAAACATAAGGCTAGGTTCTTTGAAATTCAGTATTGTTATGAAATACCGAAATCAGAGGAAGTTTCAAATAAAAAAAATGCACTGGCAATAGATTTAGGTTTAGAAAACTTATGTACTTGTACTACCAACTTAGGTGATAGTTTTATTATAGATGGAAGAAGGCTTAAGTCTGTGAACCAATGGGCAAATAAGCAAAATGATAAAATAGAGGCTTTAAAATTAAAAAAGAATATAAGTTTAATTACAAGAAAACAATTTAAAGTATGGAATAAAAGAAATAATCAGGTTAAAGACTATGTAAATAAAACTTGCTTTTACATAATTGACTACTGTGTAAAAAATAATATTGGCAATTTGATTGTAGGATATAATGCTAAGTTAGAAAAAAGTGATAATATGGAAAAGAAAATATATAGAAATTTTATAAGAATTCCTTTTGGAGAGATAAAAGGAAAACTAGAGTATCTATGTAAAATAAAAAATATTAATTTCATTAGACAAGAAGAAAGTTATACTAGTAAATCAGATTTTTTTGCCAATGATTACCTTCCTGATATTAATTTGGATGATGTACAGAAACACAAATTTAAGGGAGAAAGAATAACACGTGGTCAATATAAATCTAGTATGGGTATGATTATAAATGCGGATGTAAATGCAAGTCTTAATATATTAAAAAAATCACAAATAGTTGATTTATCTTACTTGCAGAATAATCCTCAGATGTTAAAGCAACCACAAAGAATAAGAATATCTTAA
- a CDS encoding molybdopterin-dependent oxidoreductase: MINKGIRKIDSTAIVTGKPLYTEDLIMHKDVLTLKLLRSPHAHAKIKNIDTSKAEKIPGVVGIYTYKDVPQVRYCVPGQTEPEASPYDRVLLEDTVRFVGDEVALVAAEDEKTALKALKMIKVEYEILKPVFNAKEAEGNEVIIHPEQDIVEPYPFGLDAKNNIVSKEFFEFGDVEAKLKESEFVVEASYKTQSQSHCMMETHRSYAYKDINDRIVVVSSLQSPHNVKRILRKVLGIPSSKIRVIKPRIGGGFGGKNIAATDIFTAFVTMKTGRPAKFVFTRSETFVGSNSRHEMFFDVRVGADKEGNLKAIELKSLNNTGAYGGNGVSVSSESGHNTLPIYNDIDAVRFDARTVYTNRLPAGALRGYGATQGIFAIDSAIDELANKIGIDPLEFRVKNIIDRYTNGKAAEEEILSCELKQCIEKGKKLINWDDKYPCKDIGNNKVRAVGMAVANHGSGIPRVDMATVTIRMDEDGTYKLLSGLADLGQGADTIQAQIAAETLNTTVDRISVYTGDSDLCPYDTGAFASCTTTVTGNATIKTANKLKEIILSVAESKLESKKEDLELSKDRVFVKNDESKFVLLEELGRESVGGIGFSSDDVPVVLEATESFGMLKRIKPFIAGFAEIELDKNTGEYKVINFACVPDCGTVINPTLARIQVEGGVMMGIGFAMYEDPKFDKDGKLLTDSFLQYKVPTKKEVGNILVDFADNFDPGGPYGAKSLGEIVIHTPAPAIANAIFNATGVRIRELPITFEKVYMGMKNNNK; this comes from the coding sequence ATGATTAATAAGGGGATAAGAAAGATAGATAGTACAGCAATTGTGACAGGAAAGCCACTATATACTGAAGACCTTATTATGCATAAAGATGTTTTGACTCTTAAACTTCTTAGAAGTCCACATGCACATGCCAAAATAAAGAATATAGACACGTCAAAAGCTGAAAAAATTCCAGGAGTTGTAGGAATTTATACCTATAAAGATGTACCACAAGTTAGATATTGTGTTCCAGGTCAAACAGAACCAGAAGCATCTCCTTATGATAGAGTTTTACTTGAGGATACAGTTAGATTTGTTGGAGATGAGGTAGCATTAGTAGCAGCAGAAGATGAAAAAACTGCACTTAAAGCTTTAAAAATGATAAAAGTAGAGTATGAGATTTTAAAGCCTGTATTTAATGCAAAAGAAGCAGAAGGAAATGAAGTTATTATACATCCAGAACAAGATATAGTAGAACCGTATCCTTTTGGATTAGATGCAAAAAATAATATAGTATCAAAAGAGTTTTTCGAGTTTGGTGATGTTGAGGCTAAGCTTAAAGAAAGTGAATTTGTGGTAGAAGCATCATATAAGACTCAAAGTCAATCACATTGTATGATGGAAACTCATAGGTCATATGCATATAAAGATATAAATGATAGGATTGTTGTTGTGTCATCATTACAATCACCACACAATGTAAAGAGAATACTTAGAAAAGTATTGGGGATTCCTTCTTCTAAAATAAGGGTGATAAAGCCTAGAATAGGTGGTGGATTTGGAGGAAAGAATATAGCAGCAACCGATATATTTACTGCATTTGTGACTATGAAAACTGGAAGACCAGCAAAATTTGTCTTTACAAGAAGTGAAACCTTTGTAGGTTCTAATAGTAGGCATGAAATGTTTTTTGATGTTAGAGTAGGTGCAGACAAAGAAGGAAATTTAAAGGCGATAGAATTAAAGTCACTAAATAATACAGGTGCCTATGGTGGTAATGGAGTTTCTGTTTCTTCAGAATCAGGTCATAATACATTACCAATATATAATGATATTGATGCTGTTAGATTTGATGCTAGAACAGTATATACTAATAGATTACCAGCAGGTGCACTTAGAGGTTATGGAGCTACACAAGGCATATTTGCAATAGATAGTGCTATTGATGAATTAGCCAATAAGATTGGTATAGATCCTCTTGAATTTAGAGTTAAAAACATAATAGATAGGTACACTAATGGAAAAGCAGCAGAAGAAGAAATTCTAAGCTGTGAATTAAAACAGTGTATAGAAAAAGGGAAAAAATTAATTAATTGGGATGATAAATACCCATGTAAAGATATAGGTAATAACAAGGTAAGAGCAGTAGGAATGGCAGTGGCAAATCATGGTTCTGGTATACCACGTGTAGATATGGCAACAGTGACTATACGAATGGACGAAGATGGGACATATAAGTTATTATCTGGTCTTGCTGATTTAGGTCAAGGTGCTGATACAATTCAAGCACAAATTGCTGCAGAGACTTTAAATACGACTGTAGATAGAATATCTGTTTATACAGGTGATTCAGACCTATGTCCATATGATACAGGTGCGTTTGCTTCTTGTACTACAACAGTTACAGGAAATGCAACAATAAAAACAGCAAATAAATTAAAAGAAATAATACTTTCAGTAGCAGAATCAAAACTAGAGTCTAAAAAAGAGGATTTAGAGTTAAGTAAAGATAGAGTTTTTGTTAAGAATGATGAGAGTAAATTTGTGTTATTAGAGGAATTAGGAAGAGAGTCAGTTGGAGGTATAGGGTTTTCAAGTGACGATGTACCAGTTGTTTTAGAAGCAACAGAATCATTTGGTATGTTAAAAAGAATAAAACCATTTATAGCAGGATTTGCTGAAATAGAACTAGATAAAAATACAGGAGAATATAAGGTAATAAATTTTGCATGTGTACCTGACTGTGGTACGGTTATAAATCCAACATTAGCGAGAATACAAGTAGAAGGTGGAGTAATGATGGGGATAGGGTTTGCAATGTATGAAGACCCTAAATTTGATAAAGATGGAAAGTTATTGACAGACAGTTTCTTGCAGTATAAGGTTCCTACAAAAAAAGAAGTAGGAAATATATTAGTAGATTTTGCTGATAATTTTGACCCAGGAGGGCCTTATGGAGCTAAATCTTTAGGAGAAATAGTTATACATACGCCAGCACCAGCAATTGCAAATGCAATTTTTAATGCTACTGGAGTTCGTATAAGAGAGCTTCCTATAACTTTTGAAAAAGTGTACATGGGGATGAAAAACAACAACAAATAA
- a CDS encoding dihydroorotate dehydrogenase, whose protein sequence is MYNFLGKELKSPFIIGSGPLTYSAAGCKILSDAGVGAVVTKTIRKERAINPAPHMVRNTANALLNNEKWTDFEPEQWIDFEIPQMKKDGTVCIASVGHTIEESSELVEKIANAGADFIELVSYDYRDLIPMLKDAKERVNIPVIVKLPPMIDEIGAFAKKLEEAGADAITACDSVGPALRIDIETGQPLLGGNGIGYLSGETIKPITLQRIYEIKKEVNIPIIGLGGCVSGDDALEMIMAGADFVGICSVVILKGAQVIAKIHNDLNSNLDRLGYKTIENACGVVHKHMGEVNERLSFEFTYDEEKCTKCKMCERVCAYQARKLNDKMELNEGECRYCGLCISVCKPKALGRKISCPELNA, encoded by the coding sequence ATGTATAATTTTTTAGGGAAAGAATTAAAATCACCTTTTATAATAGGTTCAGGTCCGTTGACATATAGTGCAGCTGGATGTAAGATACTAAGTGATGCAGGAGTAGGAGCAGTTGTTACTAAGACAATAAGAAAAGAAAGAGCTATAAATCCAGCACCTCATATGGTGAGAAATACAGCTAATGCTCTTTTAAATAATGAGAAATGGACAGATTTTGAACCAGAGCAATGGATAGATTTTGAAATACCACAAATGAAAAAAGATGGAACTGTATGTATAGCTTCAGTAGGTCATACAATAGAAGAAAGTAGTGAACTAGTAGAAAAGATTGCAAATGCAGGAGCTGATTTTATAGAGCTGGTATCTTATGACTATAGAGATTTAATACCAATGCTTAAGGATGCGAAAGAAAGAGTGAATATACCAGTAATAGTTAAACTTCCTCCTATGATAGATGAAATAGGGGCTTTTGCTAAAAAATTAGAAGAAGCAGGAGCAGATGCAATAACTGCTTGTGATTCTGTAGGACCAGCACTTAGAATAGATATAGAAACTGGCCAACCTTTATTAGGTGGAAATGGAATTGGATATTTAAGTGGAGAAACTATTAAACCAATAACTCTACAAAGAATATATGAAATAAAAAAAGAGGTAAATATACCTATAATTGGATTAGGTGGATGTGTAAGTGGAGATGATGCTTTAGAGATGATTATGGCAGGTGCTGACTTCGTTGGTATATGTTCAGTAGTAATATTAAAAGGAGCTCAAGTAATAGCTAAAATACACAATGACCTAAATTCTAATCTTGACAGACTAGGATATAAAACTATAGAAAATGCTTGTGGGGTAGTACATAAGCATATGGGAGAGGTAAATGAAAGACTTAGTTTTGAATTTACTTATGATGAAGAAAAGTGTACTAAATGTAAGATGTGCGAGAGAGTGTGTGCATATCAAGCTAGAAAATTAAATGACAAGATGGAATTAAATGAAGGTGAATGTAGATATTGTGGTCTTTGTATATCAGTATGTAAACCAAAGGCACTTGGAAGAAAGATTTCATGTCCAGAATTAAATGCATAA
- a CDS encoding molybdopterin-dependent oxidoreductase produces the protein MVNKEVRKIDSEAIVTGKPIYTEDLIFHRDVLTVKLLRSPHAFAKIKNIDIKNALKVKGVVDIFTYKDVPNYRYSMVGESYPEASPHDQLILEDIVRYVGDEVAIIAAEDERAAIKAMKLIKVEYEVMTPILDARESEGNKILIHEEDDLFCPFDFGLDATKNIVSREKMGKGDVEKEFKECDVIVEESYMTQSQAHCMMETHRAYTYIDTNGRLVVTSANQSAYHMRRQVSRALGIPLSKVRVIKPRIGGGFGGKNIAVTEIYASFVTWMTKRPAKLIYTREETFAMTNTRHQMFFDIKVGADKEGNIKAIDMKALNNTGAYGDNGPSVCSESGHNVLPTYNNVPAIKFDGRTVYTNLVPGGALRGYGATQGTFALDCAIDELAHKLNMDPTEIKLKNIIKKQTEGGIMNFPIRSCALDECIIRGKKLIGWDEKYPVIDIGNNKVRAVGMSVGTHGSGIANIDMAIVNMRMDEDGTYKLFSGSSDLGTGSDTILAQIAAKTLNTSIDRISVYTGDTDMCPYDTGAYASCTTYVTGNATIKSAESLKQKILKVAQKKLDLPIDDLMLYEDRVCYSEDVEKFVLLSELGRESVGGGNQDVLYSSESYGIKESAKPFLAGFAEIELDKTTGEFKVINYACSTDCGTVMNPALARIQVEGGVTQGIGLAMYEDPRHGSDGKLQTSNLLQYKVPTKKDIGNILVDFVDNYDPTGPYGAKSLGEIVIHTPAPAIANAIFNAVGVNIRELPITSEKVYMAMKKLNQGGK, from the coding sequence ATGGTAAATAAAGAAGTAAGAAAAATAGATAGTGAAGCCATTGTTACTGGTAAACCAATATATACTGAAGATTTAATTTTTCATAGGGATGTTTTGACTGTTAAACTTCTTAGAAGCCCACATGCTTTTGCAAAAATAAAAAATATTGATATAAAAAATGCATTAAAAGTAAAAGGTGTAGTAGATATATTTACTTACAAGGATGTACCAAATTATAGATATTCAATGGTTGGAGAATCATATCCAGAAGCATCACCTCATGACCAATTAATACTTGAAGATATAGTGAGATATGTAGGAGATGAAGTTGCTATAATAGCGGCTGAAGATGAAAGAGCAGCTATTAAAGCAATGAAACTTATAAAAGTTGAATATGAAGTAATGACACCAATATTAGATGCAAGAGAATCAGAAGGTAATAAAATTTTAATACATGAAGAAGATGATTTGTTTTGTCCGTTTGATTTTGGATTAGATGCTACAAAAAATATAGTATCAAGAGAAAAAATGGGTAAAGGTGATGTAGAAAAAGAGTTTAAAGAGTGTGATGTGATAGTAGAAGAATCTTATATGACTCAATCACAAGCACATTGTATGATGGAAACTCATAGAGCTTACACATATATAGATACTAATGGTAGACTAGTAGTAACTTCTGCAAATCAATCAGCTTATCATATGAGAAGACAGGTTTCAAGAGCATTGGGAATACCTCTTTCAAAGGTGAGAGTAATAAAGCCAAGGATAGGTGGAGGTTTTGGTGGAAAAAATATAGCTGTAACAGAGATATATGCGTCATTTGTAACTTGGATGACGAAAAGACCAGCAAAACTTATATATACTAGAGAAGAAACTTTTGCAATGACTAATACTAGACATCAGATGTTTTTTGACATAAAAGTTGGAGCAGATAAAGAAGGAAATATAAAAGCTATAGATATGAAAGCATTAAACAATACAGGTGCTTATGGTGACAATGGACCTTCAGTTTGTTCCGAGTCAGGGCATAATGTGCTTCCAACCTATAATAATGTACCTGCAATAAAGTTTGATGGAAGGACTGTATATACTAACTTAGTTCCAGGGGGAGCATTGAGAGGGTACGGAGCAACTCAAGGTACATTTGCACTTGATTGTGCAATAGACGAATTAGCACATAAACTTAATATGGACCCAACAGAAATAAAATTAAAAAACATTATAAAAAAGCAAACTGAAGGCGGAATAATGAATTTTCCAATAAGAAGTTGTGCACTTGATGAATGTATAATTAGAGGCAAAAAGCTAATTGGATGGGATGAAAAATATCCTGTTATAGATATTGGGAATAATAAAGTAAGAGCTGTTGGAATGTCAGTTGGAACTCATGGTTCTGGTATAGCTAACATAGATATGGCAATAGTAAATATGAGAATGGATGAGGATGGAACTTATAAGTTATTTTCTGGGTCTTCAGATTTAGGAACTGGTTCTGATACAATACTTGCACAAATTGCTGCCAAGACACTAAATACATCTATTGATAGAATTTCTGTTTATACAGGAGATACAGATATGTGTCCATATGATACTGGAGCATATGCATCTTGTACTACTTATGTAACTGGAAATGCTACAATAAAGTCAGCTGAAAGTTTAAAACAAAAGATACTAAAAGTAGCACAGAAGAAATTAGACCTACCAATCGATGATTTAATGCTATATGAAGACAGAGTTTGTTATAGTGAGGATGTAGAAAAGTTTGTTTTATTAAGTGAATTAGGAAGAGAATCTGTTGGTGGTGGAAATCAAGATGTTTTATACTCATCTGAATCTTATGGGATAAAAGAGAGTGCAAAACCATTTTTAGCAGGTTTTGCAGAGATTGAACTAGATAAAACAACAGGTGAATTTAAGGTGATAAACTATGCTTGTTCAACTGATTGTGGTACAGTTATGAATCCTGCACTTGCAAGAATACAAGTTGAAGGAGGAGTAACTCAAGGTATAGGGCTTGCAATGTATGAAGATCCTAGACATGGTTCTGATGGTAAACTTCAGACTTCTAATTTGTTACAGTATAAAGTTCCAACAAAAAAGGATATAGGAAATATATTAGTAGATTTTGTAGATAATTATGACCCAACAGGACCATATGGAGCAAAATCTTTAGGAGAGATAGTTATTCATACGCCAGCACCAGCAATAGCAAATGCAATTTTTAATGCAGTAGGTGTGAATATAAGAGAACTTCCTATAACTTCTGAAAAGGTTTATATGGCTATGAAAAAACTAAATCAGGGAGGTAAATAA
- a CDS encoding amidohydrolase family protein yields the protein MVAIKSKYLISSADEIYTNYAVVIENDIIKDILPNEEVELKYKDISEIINKSDAIVMPGFINGHMHQYGVLSRGIPANVHFTDFEGFLNDYWWPFIENRIGLKEVKATTKASAIELIESGVVAFCDTLEAPNTEKGTLIEQGKILEEIGMKAVLSLESCERISYENGLRCLDENSNLIKWSRENSKLINGIMCTHTSFTCSDKFIKKAKEDARKLEAPMQFHLCESIYEPNYSKKHFNKKAVDYYNDLDILDETVLASQCVKVDDEEIDILKEKGVKVVHMPLSNCEVGGGFSPVPRMIKKGIKVALGTDGYINDFFEVMRGAFLMHKSVEEDASVMPASLVFKMATEHGAYALGLQKSGKITVGNKADIIVMEDEFKTPVTLDNIFDQIVVQGKKEFISNVYIDGKHILKEKQLVNLDKKAIVKEMKDVACEFWKF from the coding sequence ATGGTTGCTATAAAAAGTAAATACTTAATATCTTCTGCTGATGAAATATATACAAATTATGCTGTTGTAATAGAAAATGACATTATAAAAGATATATTGCCAAATGAAGAAGTTGAATTAAAATATAAAGATATTTCAGAGATAATAAATAAATCAGATGCCATAGTAATGCCAGGCTTTATCAATGGGCATATGCATCAATATGGAGTGCTTTCTAGAGGAATACCAGCAAATGTACATTTTACTGATTTCGAAGGATTTTTAAATGACTATTGGTGGCCGTTTATAGAAAATAGAATAGGACTAAAGGAAGTAAAAGCCACAACTAAAGCATCTGCAATAGAACTTATAGAATCTGGTGTAGTAGCATTTTGTGACACATTAGAAGCTCCAAATACAGAAAAAGGAACTTTAATTGAGCAAGGGAAGATACTAGAAGAAATAGGAATGAAAGCAGTTTTATCTCTAGAAAGTTGTGAAAGAATAAGTTATGAAAATGGGTTAAGATGTTTAGATGAAAATTCTAATTTAATAAAATGGAGTAGAGAAAACAGTAAATTAATAAATGGAATAATGTGTACACATACTAGTTTCACATGTTCAGATAAATTTATCAAAAAAGCTAAAGAAGATGCAAGAAAATTAGAGGCACCAATGCAATTTCATTTATGTGAGAGTATATATGAACCAAACTACTCTAAAAAACACTTTAATAAAAAAGCAGTTGATTACTACAATGATTTAGATATATTAGATGAGACTGTATTAGCATCTCAATGTGTAAAAGTAGATGATGAAGAGATAGATATATTAAAGGAGAAAGGTGTAAAGGTAGTTCACATGCCTCTTAGTAATTGTGAAGTAGGTGGCGGTTTTTCTCCAGTTCCACGAATGATTAAAAAAGGCATAAAAGTAGCATTAGGCACAGATGGATATATAAATGATTTTTTTGAAGTTATGAGAGGTGCATTTTTAATGCATAAATCAGTTGAAGAAGATGCATCTGTAATGCCCGCAAGTTTAGTATTTAAGATGGCAACAGAACATGGTGCTTATGCATTGGGACTTCAAAAATCAGGAAAAATAACAGTTGGTAATAAAGCAGATATAATAGTTATGGAAGATGAATTTAAAACTCCTGTAACACTTGATAATATATTTGACCAGATAGTAGTGCAAGGTAAAAAAGAATTTATATCAAATGTATACATAGATGGTAAACATATTTTAAAAGAAAAACAATTGGTTAACTTAGATAAAAAAGCTATTGTTAAAGAAATGAAAGATGTTGCCTGTGAATTCTGGAAGTTTTAA
- a CDS encoding FAD binding domain-containing protein, translating into MVTIKEYSVPQSLEEAYKILISKKNNVILGGCGFIKLSNKNIGTAIDLKDVNLDYIKEDEKNILIGADTSLRSLEINKTIKNYCSGIVSGAVSNIVGVQFRQGARIGASVFSKYGFSDLITALLVVGAKVRLYNSGILELNEFLDSELNKDILIEVILPKKDAVAVFDSIRKCTGDFAILNSAMLKENDTYKIAIGARPQRAKLALEASQILSKEKDIDKASIIVGKELIYGSNMRASKEYRIDMASALLKRMYSAIEGGNK; encoded by the coding sequence ATGGTTACTATAAAAGAATATTCTGTTCCACAAAGCCTAGAAGAAGCATATAAAATTTTGATTTCTAAAAAAAATAATGTTATTTTAGGTGGTTGCGGATTTATAAAATTAAGCAATAAAAACATAGGAACAGCCATAGATTTAAAGGATGTAAATCTAGACTATATAAAAGAGGATGAAAAAAATATACTAATAGGAGCAGATACATCTTTGAGAAGTTTAGAAATAAACAAAACTATTAAAAATTATTGTAGTGGAATAGTCTCAGGTGCTGTTTCTAATATAGTTGGTGTTCAATTTAGACAAGGTGCAAGAATTGGAGCGAGTGTATTTTCAAAGTATGGTTTTTCTGACTTGATTACAGCACTTTTAGTTGTTGGTGCGAAGGTAAGGTTATACAATAGTGGAATATTAGAGTTAAATGAGTTTTTGGATAGTGAATTAAATAAAGATATATTAATTGAGGTAATACTTCCTAAGAAAGATGCAGTAGCTGTATTTGATTCAATAAGAAAGTGTACAGGAGATTTTGCTATATTAAATTCAGCTATGTTAAAAGAAAATGATACTTATAAAATAGCAATTGGAGCAAGGCCTCAAAGAGCTAAATTAGCACTTGAAGCAAGTCAAATATTGAGCAAAGAAAAGGATATAGATAAAGCATCTATTATTGTAGGTAAAGAATTAATTTATGGAAGTAATATGAGGGCAAGTAAAGAATATAGAATAGATATGGCAAGTGCACTGCTTAAGAGGATGTATAGTGCTATTGAGGGAGGTAATAAATAA
- a CDS encoding purine/pyrimidine permease, giving the protein MKAKSTSKFELDGIPPLKEAIPLGLQHLMAMVIGSCLPAILVANAAGLNHKMSTLLIQAALIFAGLSTLLQLYPIPLFKGFKLGGGIPVIMGATAMFIGAGVSVAGKYGLPVLFGSQIVAGIVIIIIGFGLKKIRFIFTPVVSGTIVACMGLGLFPIAIKNLAGGMGNETFGQPINFIVGIAVSLMILGLNKYGKGLFKDASILVSIVFGYILSLILGIVNFSSIQEFTLVALPKPLAFGLDIKLEVVVMFSIIYLVEIADIMGACTLSTVGGLNRQVTDEELSSAVLGNGVLSTIGALFSATPMGMFGQNSAIVSNTKIISKFVLAIGGIGLFLAGVSPLLANLIRTIPPCVVGGATLVIFSTLTTSGLRLVSMDGFNQENSMILGLSMATGIGFMVVPQVLEKSPKFIETLLADSSVVSGAMVAIIVQGLYMIKFSKGKDNKNKKENI; this is encoded by the coding sequence ATGAAAGCAAAAAGTACATCAAAATTTGAATTAGACGGAATACCACCACTAAAGGAAGCAATACCTTTGGGGTTACAACACTTAATGGCAATGGTAATAGGTAGCTGTTTACCAGCGATACTAGTTGCAAATGCGGCTGGACTTAATCATAAAATGTCTACACTATTAATTCAAGCTGCTTTAATTTTTGCAGGATTATCAACTTTGTTACAATTATATCCAATACCACTATTTAAAGGTTTTAAATTGGGAGGAGGAATACCAGTTATAATGGGAGCTACAGCAATGTTTATAGGAGCTGGAGTTTCTGTTGCAGGCAAGTATGGATTACCTGTCTTATTTGGCTCTCAAATAGTCGCTGGTATAGTGATAATCATAATTGGTTTTGGTCTTAAAAAAATAAGGTTTATATTTACCCCAGTCGTATCTGGTACTATAGTTGCATGTATGGGTCTTGGACTTTTTCCAATAGCTATAAAAAACTTAGCTGGAGGTATGGGTAATGAGACATTTGGACAACCAATTAATTTTATAGTTGGAATAGCTGTATCACTTATGATATTAGGATTAAATAAATATGGAAAAGGATTGTTTAAAGATGCATCAATATTAGTTAGCATAGTTTTTGGATATATTTTATCACTAATTTTGGGAATAGTAAATTTTTCTTCAATTCAAGAGTTTACTTTGGTTGCACTTCCAAAACCACTTGCTTTTGGATTGGATATAAAGCTTGAGGTTGTAGTAATGTTTTCAATAATATATTTGGTTGAAATAGCTGATATTATGGGAGCATGTACACTTTCTACAGTAGGAGGACTTAATAGACAAGTTACAGATGAAGAACTTTCTTCTGCTGTTTTAGGAAATGGAGTATTATCTACAATAGGAGCATTATTTTCTGCTACTCCAATGGGAATGTTTGGTCAGAATTCTGCAATCGTTTCTAATACAAAAATTATAAGTAAATTTGTACTAGCTATTGGAGGCATTGGATTATTTCTGGCGGGAGTATCACCTTTATTAGCTAATTTAATCAGAACAATACCTCCTTGTGTGGTTGGAGGAGCAACACTCGTAATATTTTCAACTCTTACAACATCTGGATTAAGACTTGTTAGTATGGATGGTTTTAATCAAGAAAATAGTATGATATTAGGTCTTTCTATGGCAACTGGGATAGGATTTATGGTAGTTCCTCAGGTTCTTGAAAAATCTCCAAAATTTATAGAAACACTACTTGCAGATTCAAGTGTAGTTTCAGGAGCTATGGTTGCTATAATAGTTCAAGGTTTATATATGATAAAATTTTCAAAAGGTAAGGACAATAAAAATAAAAAGGAAAATATATAG